One genomic segment of Paenibacillus durus includes these proteins:
- a CDS encoding polyphosphate polymerase domain-containing protein, whose protein sequence is MEFMGRPLRHEFKYYLHPHEYLSMRQRVASLLPLDPYSQNADGYGIRSLYFDSPVDHALYDKTNGIFGREKFRIRIYNASDSSIKLERKSKYGDYVSKESAPLTRPEYENIVHGDASSIADSPHPLVRDLYRALTYKGFRRAAIVDYVREAYVYDYGDVRITFDKKLSSGINSLDLFDPGLAFREALDDSTRTILEIKFNRFLPEPVRLITTPAASVRSTISKYVICREAAKLHFKR, encoded by the coding sequence ATGGAATTTATGGGCCGGCCTCTCAGGCACGAATTCAAATATTATCTGCATCCCCATGAATATTTATCCATGCGTCAGCGTGTAGCGTCGCTGCTTCCGCTTGATCCGTATTCGCAGAACGCGGACGGCTACGGCATCCGCAGTCTGTACTTCGACAGTCCTGTGGATCATGCGCTGTACGATAAGACAAACGGAATTTTTGGGCGCGAGAAGTTTCGAATTCGGATATACAATGCAAGCGACAGTTCGATTAAGCTGGAACGCAAGAGTAAATACGGGGATTATGTAAGTAAAGAGAGCGCTCCGCTAACCCGCCCCGAGTATGAAAACATTGTGCACGGGGACGCCTCGTCGATTGCGGATTCGCCGCATCCTCTTGTTCGGGATTTATACAGGGCACTTACTTATAAGGGCTTCCGCCGGGCGGCAATCGTCGATTACGTGCGTGAAGCCTATGTATACGATTACGGGGATGTCCGTATTACATTCGACAAGAAGCTGTCCTCCGGCATCAACAGTCTGGATCTGTTCGACCCCGGGCTGGCTTTTCGGGAAGCTCTGGACGATTCCACACGGACCATTCTGGAAATTAAATTCAACCGCTTCCTGCCGGAACCGGTACGTCTCATCACCACCCCGGCTGCGAGCGTCCGGTCCACGATATCCAAATATGTAATATGCAGGGAAGCCGCCAAACTTCATTTCAAACGATAA
- a CDS encoding DUF4956 domain-containing protein: protein MDDTINFQDLFKKSALHLDAFRTVSYIDVLLGLITSLGVGLFIFYIYRKTFRGVVYSYNYNAAFVLMCMITSMIIMTISSNIVLSLGMVGALSIVRFRTAVKDPLDIVYMFWSIAGGIATGAKLYPVALIGSLVIGLVLLWLSRRKVREQPYLLIIRHSEDATTELRVRMRKIEHTLRSKTIRKDFVELTVELRMRDNNTSFVHDISSIEGVMDVSLINYTGDYAQ from the coding sequence ATGGATGACACTATAAATTTCCAGGATTTATTTAAAAAAAGCGCGCTGCACCTTGATGCCTTCCGGACCGTTTCATATATCGATGTCCTGCTCGGTCTTATCACTTCCTTAGGTGTCGGTCTGTTCATCTTTTACATTTACCGCAAAACCTTTCGCGGGGTCGTCTACAGCTATAATTACAATGCCGCCTTCGTGCTCATGTGCATGATTACAAGCATGATTATCATGACCATCAGCTCCAATATCGTGCTCTCTCTCGGTATGGTTGGAGCACTCAGTATCGTGCGTTTTCGTACCGCCGTCAAAGACCCGCTGGACATTGTATACATGTTCTGGTCAATCGCGGGCGGCATTGCGACTGGAGCCAAACTCTATCCTGTCGCGCTCATCGGCTCCCTCGTCATTGGACTCGTACTGCTGTGGCTGTCCCGCCGCAAAGTCCGTGAGCAGCCTTACCTGCTGATTATCCGTCACTCGGAAGACGCCACCACGGAGCTTCGGGTCCGGATGCGGAAAATTGAACATACGCTGAGATCCAAGACGATCCGCAAGGACTTTGTGGAGCTTACGGTCGAACTCAGAATGCGGGACAACAACACCTCGTTCGTCCATGACATTTCCTCCATCGAAGGCGTTATGGATGTTTCGCTGATTAACTACACCGGAGATTACGCCCAATAA
- a CDS encoding amino acid ABC transporter ATP-binding protein, with translation MITVKNLQKAFGKLEILKGIDLTIQKGEVIVVIGPSGSGKSTFLRCLNLLEQPTGGEITFEGQSITDRKHDINVTREKMGMVFQQFNLFPHKTVLQNITLAPIKVKKQSPAEADKIAMDLLRTVGLEDKKDAYPSQLSGGQKQRIAIARALAMHPHVMLFDEPTSALDPEMVGEVLEVMKKLAEQGMTMVIVTHEMGFAREVGDRILFMDGGFIVEQGTPAEVFGSPKNARTKDFLSKVL, from the coding sequence GTGATCACCGTTAAGAACTTGCAAAAGGCATTTGGAAAGCTGGAAATTCTGAAAGGTATCGATCTTACGATACAAAAAGGTGAAGTGATTGTCGTCATCGGTCCCAGCGGCTCGGGAAAAAGCACCTTTTTACGCTGCCTGAATCTGCTGGAACAGCCGACAGGCGGGGAAATTACCTTTGAAGGACAGTCCATTACGGACCGGAAGCATGATATCAATGTTACTCGCGAAAAAATGGGTATGGTCTTCCAGCAGTTCAATCTGTTTCCCCACAAGACCGTACTGCAAAACATTACGCTGGCTCCGATCAAGGTTAAGAAGCAGTCTCCTGCGGAAGCGGACAAAATAGCGATGGACCTGCTGCGCACCGTCGGTCTCGAAGATAAAAAGGATGCCTACCCGTCGCAGCTCTCGGGCGGGCAGAAGCAGCGGATCGCAATCGCCCGCGCGCTTGCCATGCATCCGCATGTCATGCTGTTCGACGAGCCGACCTCGGCGCTTGACCCTGAGATGGTGGGCGAGGTGCTTGAGGTCATGAAGAAGCTGGCCGAGCAGGGCATGACTATGGTCATCGTTACCCACGAAATGGGCTTTGCCCGCGAGGTAGGGGACCGGATTCTGTTCATGGACGGCGGGTTTATCGTCGAGCAGGGAACGCCTGCCGAAGTGTTTGGCAGCCCAAAGAACGCCAGAACGAAGGATTTTCTGAGCAAGGTTTTGTAA
- a CDS encoding amino acid ABC transporter permease produces the protein MNLLNMAYEYRSFFLTGLQYTLLLAVIGVICGFVLGIVVALLRMSSFRVLRWIAAAWVEFLRGTPMLVQLFIIHYGLPSIGLEFTAIQSGVITLTINSSAYLAEIFRAGIQGVNLGQTEASRSLGMTQAMTMRYIVLPQALKNVLPAIGNEFITIIKESSIVGMIGAMDLLFQARTITTITYDGLTPLLVITLMYFILTFTLSKVLGRLERRWSASDHR, from the coding sequence ATGAATTTGCTAAATATGGCCTATGAATACCGCAGCTTTTTTCTGACCGGACTGCAGTACACGCTGCTTCTCGCGGTAATCGGAGTCATCTGCGGCTTCGTGCTCGGGATCGTCGTTGCTCTGCTGCGGATGTCAAGCTTCAGAGTGCTTCGCTGGATCGCCGCCGCCTGGGTGGAATTTCTGCGCGGAACGCCGATGCTTGTTCAATTGTTTATTATTCACTACGGTCTTCCTTCAATCGGACTTGAGTTTACCGCGATACAGTCGGGGGTGATTACTCTTACAATCAACAGCTCAGCTTATCTTGCCGAAATATTCCGGGCGGGTATTCAGGGCGTGAACCTGGGACAGACGGAAGCGTCACGTTCACTCGGGATGACGCAGGCGATGACCATGCGCTATATTGTTCTTCCGCAGGCGTTGAAGAATGTACTCCCGGCGATAGGCAACGAGTTCATCACCATCATCAAAGAATCGTCCATTGTCGGCATGATTGGAGCGATGGATTTGTTGTTCCAAGCCAGAACCATTACCACGATTACCTATGACGGACTGACTCCGCTGCTGGTTATTACTCTGATGTATTTTATTCTGACATTTACATTATCCAAGGTCCTTGGCCGGCTGGAAAGGAGATGGAGCGCCAGTGATCACCGTTAA